A single window of Bacteroidales bacterium DNA harbors:
- a CDS encoding DHH family phosphoesterase, whose amino-acid sequence MEKEIKKIKSKLHTAKNITILCHVHPDGDAIGSALALFHYFKSRGKNVNVISPNDFHKFLDWMPESDKISVYSKNKNKNEIEAAITNADIIFCIDFNASDRIDELEPVYLKSKAFKILIDHHIQPQKFTDITISNTNVSSTAELIYNVIIKISGSKKNITKEIGECLYVGILTDTGSFSYSCSYKTHLITSELIKAGVNNNYVNQLVFSRYSEDRVRLLGYCLSEKLVVIPELNTAYFTLTREEQIKYKYRYGDTEGIVNYALAINGINLAAIIVERTGEIKFSFRSKGNFNVSKMAVNHFNGGGHNNASGGFLKTPLNEAVEYFIKTIKKYPEI is encoded by the coding sequence TTGGAAAAGGAAATTAAGAAAATAAAAAGTAAGCTTCATACCGCAAAAAACATTACAATTCTCTGTCACGTTCATCCTGACGGGGACGCAATAGGTTCGGCACTTGCATTGTTTCATTACTTCAAAAGCAGAGGTAAAAATGTTAATGTTATTTCCCCCAATGATTTTCATAAATTCCTCGACTGGATGCCCGAAAGCGACAAAATTTCTGTGTATTCTAAAAATAAAAACAAAAACGAAATTGAAGCAGCAATTACAAATGCAGATATTATTTTTTGTATCGACTTTAATGCATCTGACCGTATTGATGAACTTGAGCCGGTTTACCTCAAATCAAAGGCATTCAAAATACTTATTGACCATCACATTCAACCCCAAAAATTTACCGATATCACAATTTCTAATACTAATGTTTCATCGACAGCAGAATTGATTTACAATGTTATTATTAAAATTTCGGGCAGTAAAAAAAATATAACAAAAGAAATCGGCGAATGTCTTTATGTGGGAATATTGACCGATACAGGTTCATTTAGCTATTCGTGCTCTTACAAAACACATTTAATAACATCGGAACTCATTAAAGCCGGAGTCAATAATAATTATGTAAATCAATTAGTGTTTAGCAGGTATTCTGAAGATAGAGTTCGGCTTTTAGGTTATTGTCTCAGCGAAAAACTTGTTGTAATACCTGAACTAAACACAGCATACTTTACATTAACAAGAGAAGAACAGATAAAATATAAATACAGATACGGCGATACCGAGGGAATTGTAAATTATGCACTTGCTATAAATGGAATTAACCTTGCTGCAATTATAGTTGAAAGAACAGGTGAAATAAAATTTTCATTTCGTTCTAAAGGGAATTTTAATGTGAGCAAAATGGCAGTGAATCATTTTAACGGAGGCGGACATAATAATGCATCGGGAGGATTTCTTAAAACTCCATTAAACG
- the ndk gene encoding nucleoside-diphosphate kinase: MAGNRTFAIVKPMAVRNNNIGNILSIINQVGFRIRAMRMVKMTKEEAGRFYEIHKGKPFYENLTEFMSSTPTVVMIIEKENAVEDFRELIGATDPEKAEDGTIRKLFGISLTANAIHGSDCDENAEREGKFFFSPEQIFEY, from the coding sequence ATGGCAGGAAATAGAACATTTGCTATTGTTAAACCAATGGCAGTCCGAAATAACAACATTGGAAACATCCTATCAATAATAAACCAGGTTGGTTTCAGAATTAGAGCAATGCGAATGGTTAAAATGACAAAGGAAGAAGCTGGAAGATTTTATGAAATTCATAAAGGAAAACCTTTTTATGAAAATCTCACTGAATTCATGTCATCAACGCCAACTGTTGTCATGATTATTGAAAAAGAAAATGCCGTTGAAGATTTCAGGGAACTCATAGGTGCCACCGACCCTGAAAAAGCGGAAGACGGCACAATAAGAAAATTATTTGGAATATCATTAACGGCAAATGCCATCCATGGTTCAGATTGCGATGAAAATGCCGAAAGGGAAGGAAAATTCTTCTTTTCACCCGAGCAGATTTTCGAATATTAA
- a CDS encoding pyridoxal phosphate-dependent aminotransferase has product MTKLSDRMYVLADSETLAMSKKSAELKAQGFDIINLSIGEPDFNTPELIKQGAKKAIDDNYTHYPPVAGYKDLREAISRKFKKENNLDFAQDQIVVSAGAKHSIANVVLCLVNPGEEVIIPSPYWVSYREIIKLAEGTGVFIKTSLENDFKITAKQLESAITPKTKMFIFSSPSNPTGFIYTKDELKAIAEVIAKHENIYVISDEIYEHINYVGKHESIAQFDSIKDRVIVINGVSKGYAMTGWRIGYIGAPKWLAQACEKLQGQFTSAACSIAQRASLTALTCDQSAVGEMREIFRKRRDLVISHLKEIPAIKTNTPQGAFYVFADFSYYFGKSDGTTKIKDANDLTFWLLEKAQVAMVSGDAFGDPNCIRLSYATSDELLIKAVQRIKDALGKLK; this is encoded by the coding sequence ATGACAAAATTATCCGACAGAATGTATGTACTTGCTGATTCAGAAACGTTGGCAATGTCTAAGAAAAGTGCCGAATTAAAAGCACAAGGTTTTGACATTATTAATCTCAGCATTGGCGAGCCTGATTTCAATACCCCCGAACTTATAAAACAAGGAGCTAAAAAAGCTATTGATGATAATTATACACATTATCCGCCCGTAGCCGGATATAAAGATTTAAGAGAAGCAATTTCACGAAAATTCAAAAAAGAAAATAATCTTGATTTTGCACAAGACCAGATTGTTGTTTCTGCAGGAGCAAAACATTCGATAGCAAATGTTGTTTTGTGCCTCGTAAATCCTGGTGAAGAAGTTATCATTCCATCGCCTTATTGGGTTAGTTACAGGGAAATAATAAAATTGGCTGAAGGTACAGGGGTGTTTATAAAAACTTCGCTCGAAAACGATTTTAAGATTACTGCAAAACAACTTGAATCGGCAATTACACCAAAAACCAAAATGTTCATTTTTAGTTCGCCAAGTAATCCCACAGGTTTCATATACACAAAAGATGAACTGAAAGCAATTGCTGAAGTTATAGCAAAGCACGAAAACATATATGTTATTTCAGATGAAATTTATGAACATATTAATTATGTTGGAAAACACGAAAGTATTGCTCAGTTTGACTCGATAAAAGACAGAGTTATTGTTATTAATGGTGTTTCCAAAGGTTATGCGATGACAGGTTGGAGAATAGGATATATAGGTGCGCCAAAATGGCTCGCACAGGCGTGTGAAAAGTTGCAGGGACAATTTACTTCTGCTGCCTGTTCCATTGCCCAACGAGCTTCATTAACTGCGTTAACGTGCGACCAAAGTGCTGTCGGTGAAATGCGTGAAATATTCAGAAAAAGAAGAGACCTTGTTATAAGTCATTTAAAAGAAATACCTGCAATAAAAACAAATACTCCGCAGGGAGCATTTTATGTTTTTGCCGACTTCAGTTATTACTTCGGAAAATCAGACGGCACAACAAAAATAAAAGATGCAAATGATTTAACTTTCTGGCTGCTCGAAAAGGCACAGGTTGCAATGGTTTCGGGCGATGCTTTCGGCGACCCGAATTGCATACGTCTTTCTTATGCCACTTCCGATGAATTGCTGATTAAAGCTGTTCAAAGAATTAAAGATGCTTTGGGAAAATTGAAATAA